One window of Marinobacterium aestuarii genomic DNA carries:
- a CDS encoding tyrosine-protein phosphatase, with translation MIDLHNHLLPGIDDGAADIEASVALARLAVAEGITHLVCTPHIHPGRYENTPATIAAAKQRFVSALADAAIELQVATAAEVRFGMELMLGIGQKQIPFLGEWEGRKVLLLEFPHGEIPFGAERLTQWLLDRDIVPMIAHPERNKGFMRTPSRLKAFLDQGCLTQLTAASVAGHFGERAQEVALDMLAQDCVTILASDAHNTEHRPPLLHAGVEAAAQVIGEARARALVTEMPWKIAQVHFQ, from the coding sequence ATGATTGATCTGCATAACCACCTGTTGCCCGGCATCGATGATGGCGCGGCGGATATCGAAGCCTCGGTGGCGCTGGCTCGCCTCGCCGTGGCCGAGGGGATTACGCACCTGGTGTGTACGCCCCATATCCATCCCGGGCGCTACGAAAATACGCCTGCCACCATAGCCGCGGCCAAGCAGCGCTTCGTCTCGGCCCTGGCGGATGCGGCGATTGAGTTGCAGGTGGCGACCGCCGCCGAGGTGCGTTTTGGCATGGAGCTGATGCTGGGGATAGGTCAGAAGCAGATTCCGTTTCTCGGTGAGTGGGAGGGGCGCAAGGTGCTGCTGCTGGAGTTCCCCCACGGCGAGATTCCCTTCGGGGCCGAACGCCTGACCCAGTGGCTGCTCGATCGCGATATAGTGCCGATGATTGCGCACCCTGAGCGTAACAAGGGCTTTATGCGCACGCCTTCCCGCCTCAAGGCTTTTCTGGATCAGGGTTGTCTGACGCAGCTGACGGCGGCATCCGTGGCCGGTCATTTCGGTGAGCGGGCGCAGGAAGTGGCGCTGGATATGTTGGCGCAGGACTGTGTCACCATTCTGGCCTCCGATGCCCACAACACCGAACATCGCCCGCCACTGCTGCACGCAGGCGTTGAAGCCGCAGCCCAGGTGATCGGTGAGGCCCGCGCCCGGGCGCTGGTGACCGAGATGCCGTGGAAAATCGCCCAGGTGCATTTTCAGTGA
- a CDS encoding sensor histidine kinase: MTARREPSVRQKAFSNDQRFIATLTAMLLLLLTLLAAGGFFAYIGLFGLQMNTFENRQNLRVERVISAFSRELGHIRNLTRVLQNSPSVQQALDAGQPADLDALAASFVRFARAVPAISQVRWLDPSGEEKVRINLSQGRPYRVGEAELQNKAQRYYFQEALRTAPGQVYLSRLDLNLEHNLIVRPLEPSLRASILTGAHDDQHPGVLVININLTAFFEQLRSLSDSRMTLELVDEQGYWLLHPEREREWGLQLNRRDQNLGLLSPALWQSLTRPQTGDNLLQGGRLWSSARLHYDLDATDKSTPAHAFVLVASAPGAIAKIRTHLLTAVILAGLVLLALGLAALYHLYRTHRERARLSVALEQEQQQLVRAYSNLEQSHIQLHELQDELVESRRLSSLGMMVAGVAHELNTPTGGALMAISTLQTQLQKLQTSVREGMTRTALDSFLSHTESGLQLAEQNLRRAADLIRSFKRMAVDRSHNEISRFDLAELIRDLRNSLSHRLKKSPIGLVMDIHEPLQLTGYPGILSQVLQNLIDNALSHGFKPGHSGEIHVTATLSGERLLLSVSDNGQGIDPQVRDALFDPFVTSRRSEGHTGLGLHLVHQWVYQLLEGSMSVESDATGTSFSLDIPLEVKGGL, translated from the coding sequence ATGACCGCCAGACGCGAGCCATCGGTGCGGCAGAAAGCCTTCAGCAACGACCAGCGCTTCATCGCCACCCTGACGGCGATGTTACTGCTGCTGCTGACCCTGCTCGCCGCAGGGGGCTTCTTTGCCTATATAGGGCTCTTCGGACTGCAGATGAATACATTTGAAAACCGCCAGAACCTGCGTGTCGAGCGGGTGATCTCGGCGTTCAGCCGGGAACTCGGGCATATCCGCAACCTGACCCGCGTGCTGCAAAACAGCCCATCGGTGCAGCAGGCACTGGACGCCGGGCAGCCAGCAGACCTGGACGCCCTCGCCGCCAGCTTTGTGCGTTTCGCCCGCGCTGTGCCGGCCATTTCCCAGGTGCGCTGGCTCGATCCCAGCGGTGAGGAGAAGGTACGCATCAACCTGAGCCAGGGGCGCCCTTACCGCGTAGGCGAGGCGGAGCTGCAGAACAAGGCGCAACGCTACTACTTCCAGGAAGCGCTGCGCACCGCGCCCGGGCAGGTTTACCTGTCGAGGCTAGACCTCAACCTGGAACACAACCTCATAGTACGGCCGCTGGAACCCAGCCTGCGGGCCAGCATACTTACAGGCGCACATGACGACCAGCACCCCGGCGTGCTGGTCATCAACATCAATCTGACGGCGTTTTTCGAGCAGCTGCGCTCCCTGTCCGACTCCCGCATGACGCTCGAGCTGGTGGATGAACAGGGCTATTGGCTGCTCCACCCTGAGCGGGAGCGGGAATGGGGCTTGCAGCTGAATCGCCGCGACCAGAACCTTGGCCTGCTCTCGCCAGCCCTGTGGCAATCACTGACCCGCCCTCAAACCGGCGACAACCTGCTGCAGGGTGGCAGGCTCTGGAGTTCTGCGCGCCTGCACTATGATCTTGATGCCACCGACAAGAGCACGCCCGCACATGCCTTTGTGCTGGTTGCCAGCGCCCCGGGGGCCATCGCCAAGATCCGCACCCACCTGCTCACGGCCGTCATCCTGGCGGGCCTTGTACTGCTGGCCCTCGGGCTGGCTGCACTCTATCACCTGTACCGGACCCACCGGGAGCGAGCCCGGCTCAGCGTAGCCCTGGAACAGGAACAGCAACAACTGGTGCGCGCCTACAGCAATCTTGAGCAGTCCCATATTCAGTTGCATGAGCTGCAGGACGAACTGGTGGAGTCACGCCGACTGTCATCCCTGGGGATGATGGTCGCAGGCGTTGCCCATGAGCTGAATACGCCCACCGGCGGCGCCCTGATGGCCATTTCCACCCTGCAGACACAGCTGCAAAAACTGCAGACCAGTGTGCGCGAGGGCATGACCCGCACGGCGCTGGACAGCTTTCTTAGCCACACCGAAAGCGGGCTGCAACTGGCGGAGCAGAACCTGCGCCGCGCCGCCGACCTGATTCGCAGCTTCAAGCGCATGGCGGTTGATCGCAGCCACAACGAGATCAGCCGCTTTGACCTGGCGGAGCTGATACGCGACCTGAGAAATTCCCTCAGCCACCGCCTGAAAAAGTCTCCGATCGGCCTGGTCATGGATATCCACGAACCGCTGCAACTCACCGGCTACCCCGGCATCCTGTCCCAGGTGCTGCAAAACCTGATCGACAACGCCCTCAGCCATGGATTTAAACCCGGACACTCAGGCGAAATTCACGTGACGGCCACGCTTAGCGGCGAGCGGCTGCTCCTGAGTGTCAGCGATAACGGCCAGGGCATAGACCCACAGGTACGCGACGCCCTGTTCGACCCCTTCGTGACCTCCAGGCGCAGCGAAGGCCATACCGGCCTTGGCCTGCACCTGGTGCATCAGTGGGTTTATCAGCTACTTGAGGGATCGATGAGCGTCGAGTCAGACGCGACAGGCACCAGCTTCAGCCTCGATATTCCGCTGGAGGTGAAAGGCGGTTTGTAA